A region from the Lolium perenne isolate Kyuss_39 chromosome 4, Kyuss_2.0, whole genome shotgun sequence genome encodes:
- the LOC127293360 gene encoding defensin-like protein CAL1 isoform X1: protein MALPSRRVAASAALLLLLLLATAELGTTTVVEARTCISQSHSFKGACLSSTNCASVCMTEGFPGGDCKTRRFQRKCFCVKNC, encoded by the exons ATGGCACTTCCTTCCCGCCGCGTGGCCGCGTCCGCcgccctcctccttctccttctcctagcCACAG CAGAGCTGGGGACGACGACGGTGGTGGAGGCGAGGACCTGCATCTCGCAGAGCCACAGCTTCAAGGGCGCCTGCCTGAGCAGCACCAACTGCGCCAGCGTCTGCATGACGGAGGGCTTTCCCGGCGGCGACTGCAAGACACGCCGCTTCCAGCGCAAGTGCTTCTGCGTCAAGAACTGTTGA
- the LOC127293360 gene encoding defensin-like protein CAL1 isoform X2: MALPSRRVAASAALLLLLLLATELGTTTVVEARTCISQSHSFKGACLSSTNCASVCMTEGFPGGDCKTRRFQRKCFCVKNC, translated from the exons ATGGCACTTCCTTCCCGCCGCGTGGCCGCGTCCGCcgccctcctccttctccttctcctagcCACAG AGCTGGGGACGACGACGGTGGTGGAGGCGAGGACCTGCATCTCGCAGAGCCACAGCTTCAAGGGCGCCTGCCTGAGCAGCACCAACTGCGCCAGCGTCTGCATGACGGAGGGCTTTCCCGGCGGCGACTGCAAGACACGCCGCTTCCAGCGCAAGTGCTTCTGCGTCAAGAACTGTTGA